From the Bacilli bacterium PM5-9 genome, one window contains:
- a CDS encoding CspA family cold shock protein (product_source=KO:K03704; cath_funfam=2.40.50.140; cog=COG1278; ko=KO:K03704; pfam=PF00313; smart=SM00357; superfamily=50249) has translation MNGKVLWFNAVKGYGFIEAEDGQKVFAHFSQINSDGYKTLEENEEVTFDIVETDKGLQANNITKK, from the coding sequence ATGAACGGAAAAGTTTTATGGTTTAATGCTGTAAAAGGTTATGGTTTCATTGAAGCTGAAGATGGACAAAAAGTATTTGCTCACTTTAGCCAAATCAATTCAGATGGTTACAAAACATTAGAAGAAAATGAAGAAGTAACATTTGACATTGTTGAAACTGACAAAGGATTACAAGCAAACAACATTACAAAAAAATAG
- a CDS encoding formamidopyrimidine-DNA glycosylase (product_source=KO:K10563; cath_funfam=1.10.8.50,3.20.190.10; cog=COG0266; ko=KO:K10563; pfam=PF06831; smart=SM01232; superfamily=46946,57716,81624), with translation MIELPEAIVLAKQLKENVLNKKIVKIITKESPHRFAFFNDEVDYEKELVGKQFIDAYNHAGIVELKLDESFLTLRDGTNIRYYKDKSLLPKKHQLLIEFEDESYLVVSVQMYGEINLSLESREHEFYYQICKLNSNPSHDDFTFEYFSNMLANCDDKLSIKAALATEQRIPGIGNGVLQDILFKARINPKTKLSLINQDQRKELYNVMMELIAKMIELGGRNTEKDIFNDAGGYEVILSSKTYKNGCPICKGEITKQAYLGGSVYFCENEQPLLK, from the coding sequence ATGATAGAATTACCAGAAGCTATTGTATTAGCTAAACAATTAAAAGAAAATGTTTTAAATAAAAAAATAGTTAAAATAATCACTAAAGAATCACCACATAGATTTGCTTTCTTTAATGATGAAGTTGATTATGAAAAAGAGTTAGTGGGCAAACAATTTATTGATGCATATAATCATGCGGGTATTGTTGAATTAAAGTTAGATGAAAGTTTTTTAACTTTAAGAGATGGTACTAATATAAGATACTATAAAGATAAATCATTATTGCCTAAAAAACACCAACTTCTAATTGAGTTTGAAGATGAAAGCTATTTAGTTGTTTCTGTGCAAATGTATGGTGAAATTAATTTATCATTAGAGAGTAGAGAACATGAGTTTTATTATCAAATCTGTAAATTAAATAGTAATCCAAGTCATGATGATTTTACTTTTGAATATTTTAGTAATATGTTAGCTAATTGTGATGATAAACTAAGTATCAAAGCCGCACTAGCAACTGAGCAAAGAATTCCTGGAATTGGAAATGGTGTCTTGCAAGATATATTATTTAAAGCAAGAATTAACCCTAAAACAAAATTATCTTTAATAAATCAAGACCAAAGAAAAGAATTATATAATGTAATGATGGAATTGATTGCTAAGATGATTGAGCTAGGTGGTAGAAATACTGAAAAAGATATCTTTAATGATGCTGGTGGTTATGAAGTCATCTTATCAAGCAAAACATATAAGAATGGTTGTCCAATATGCAAAGGAGAAATCACAAAACAAGCTTATTTAGGTGGTAGTGTATATTTTTGTGAGAATGAACAGCCATTACTAAAATAA
- a CDS encoding 16S rRNA (guanine527-N7)-methyltransferase (product_source=KO:K03501; cath_funfam=3.40.50.150; cog=COG0357; ko=KO:K03501; pfam=PF02527; superfamily=53335; tigrfam=TIGR00138) encodes MTKEQFIDELKKININLTSYQLEQFDKYFKVLVEWNEKMNLTSITEEEEVYEKHFYDCLLVSQSYDFNNQKICDVGAGAGFPSVPLKIVYPDLDITIVDSLDKRIKFLNVLSDELNLDNFKAVSQRAEEFAQDNREAYDLVLARAVARLNILVELCLPLVKVDGYFVALKGKQALEELDEAKLGIEKLGANLISKDKYQLISDYSTRYMLKYKKVKPTDKKYPRNYSQIKKKPL; translated from the coding sequence ATGACAAAAGAACAATTTATTGATGAATTAAAAAAAATAAATATCAATTTAACAAGCTATCAATTAGAACAATTTGATAAATATTTCAAAGTGTTAGTTGAGTGGAATGAAAAAATGAACTTAACTTCAATAACTGAAGAAGAAGAAGTATATGAAAAACATTTTTATGATTGTTTATTAGTAAGTCAATCTTATGATTTTAACAATCAAAAAATTTGTGATGTTGGTGCTGGGGCTGGATTTCCAAGTGTTCCTCTAAAAATTGTCTATCCAGATTTAGATATTACAATCGTTGATAGTTTAGATAAAAGAATTAAATTTCTAAATGTTTTATCCGATGAATTAAATTTAGATAATTTTAAAGCAGTATCACAACGTGCTGAAGAATTTGCTCAAGATAATCGTGAAGCATACGATTTAGTTTTAGCAAGAGCAGTTGCTAGATTGAATATCTTGGTTGAATTATGCTTACCATTAGTGAAAGTTGATGGATATTTTGTTGCATTAAAAGGTAAACAAGCTCTTGAAGAATTAGACGAAGCAAAATTAGGAATTGAAAAACTAGGTGCAAATTTAATATCAAAGGATAAGTACCAATTAATTAGTGATTATAGTACTAGATATATGTTAAAATATAAGAAGGTAAAACCAACAGATAAAAAGTATCCAAGAAATTACTCTCAAATAAAAAAGAAACCTTTATAG
- a CDS encoding glycerol-3-phosphate cytidylyltransferase (product_source=KO:K00980; cath_funfam=3.40.50.620; cog=COG0615; ko=KO:K00980; pfam=PF01467; superfamily=52374; tigrfam=TIGR01518) — protein sequence MEFKRIITYGTYDLLHWGHIRMLKRAKELGDYLVVALSTDEFNALKGKKSYHSYEERKMMLESIRYVDLVIPEDTWEQKVKDVELLDIDTFVIGDDWTGEFDFLKDHCEVIYMSRTEGISTTKIKKDLEKANK from the coding sequence ATGGAATTCAAAAGAATTATAACTTATGGAACGTATGATTTATTGCATTGGGGACATATTAGAATGTTGAAAAGAGCAAAAGAATTAGGAGATTATCTTGTAGTTGCATTATCAACTGATGAATTTAATGCTTTAAAAGGTAAAAAATCATATCATTCTTATGAAGAAAGAAAAATGATGTTAGAGTCAATTAGATATGTTGATTTAGTAATACCAGAAGATACATGGGAACAAAAAGTAAAAGATGTTGAGTTATTAGATATTGACACATTTGTTATCGGAGATGATTGGACAGGAGAATTTGATTTTTTAAAGGATCATTGTGAAGTGATTTATATGTCAAGAACTGAAGGAATTTCAACAACTAAAATAAAAAAAGATTTAGAAAAAGCTAATAAATAA
- a CDS encoding ParB family chromosome partitioning protein (product_source=KO:K03497; cath_funfam=1.10.10.60; cog=COG1475; ko=KO:K03497; pfam=PF02195,PF17762; smart=SM00470; superfamily=109709; tigrfam=TIGR04285) has product MKKDVIQIRIADITTNPHQPRKAFDEANISELAESIKTNGLIQPIVVRKKNDRYELVAGERRLRAMKQLNCEYIEAIVNDYDEQTSAKVAIIENIQRENLSAVEEAVAYEKLIHDHGYTQQELATSLGKSQSTIANKIRLLGLSEKVKESILNKEITERHGRALLKITNTEHQEKALDKIIKDNLNVDKTEKYVENITSTKVKPIRKEIISKVDYRLEINTIRQAAEMIKKTGALVELDVEELTNEVKINISIKK; this is encoded by the coding sequence ATGAAGAAAGATGTAATTCAAATTAGAATAGCTGATATAACAACTAATCCACATCAACCAAGAAAAGCTTTTGATGAGGCAAATATTAGTGAATTAGCAGAATCGATTAAGACAAATGGATTAATTCAACCAATTGTTGTAAGAAAAAAGAATGATCGTTATGAATTAGTTGCTGGTGAAAGAAGATTAAGGGCAATGAAGCAATTAAATTGTGAATATATTGAAGCTATCGTTAATGATTATGATGAACAAACATCAGCAAAAGTTGCGATTATTGAAAATATTCAAAGAGAAAATTTAAGTGCAGTTGAAGAAGCAGTAGCTTATGAAAAATTAATTCATGATCATGGATATACTCAACAAGAGTTAGCGACTTCTTTAGGGAAATCACAATCAACAATTGCGAATAAAATCAGATTACTTGGACTAAGTGAAAAAGTTAAAGAAAGTATTTTAAATAAAGAAATAACTGAAAGACATGGTAGAGCATTACTTAAAATAACAAATACAGAACACCAAGAAAAAGCATTAGATAAAATTATTAAAGATAACTTAAATGTTGATAAAACAGAAAAGTATGTTGAAAATATTACATCAACAAAAGTTAAACCAATAAGAAAAGAAATTATTTCAAAAGTTGATTATCGATTAGAAATTAATACAATCAGACAAGCAGCTGAAATGATTAAAAAAACAGGTGCTTTAGTTGAATTAGATGTTGAAGAATTAACAAATGAAGTAAAAATAAACATTTCAATTAAAAAATAA
- a CDS encoding Na+/phosphate symporter (product_source=COG1283; cath_funfam=1.10.630.10; cleavage_site_network=SignalP-noTM; cog=COG1283; superfamily=57997,69075) yields MKKFFKVFLIAVLGLSISACSQKVEPIKEYYALTSVFYSKTGSETIYMTDQKKFDQRINELNDLIKASSQVELEEADQETQQKLTKSANALVKQIKKTRTVNLQSIKKEKNGDYSLVDKSNKALKKYDNAEDDFFNIYNTVTIERERTDRIIKMDEYSEQSMEVNNEINRIIDYRHTITSRTSEPSSKELKNLTKKIAVARKNVDKLKAIEVDEADMKVKEEKEKAMYDTLDLLVKSKKHSRSKNTYKNNMYTQKFNVMSDKIYHIDLYYYIDVEPYLPKEESK; encoded by the coding sequence ATGAAGAAATTTTTTAAAGTATTTTTAATTGCAGTATTAGGATTAAGTATAAGTGCGTGTTCACAAAAAGTTGAACCAATTAAAGAGTATTATGCACTAACAAGTGTTTTTTATAGTAAAACAGGTTCAGAAACAATCTATATGACTGATCAAAAAAAGTTTGATCAACGAATTAATGAATTAAATGATTTAATTAAAGCTAGTTCGCAAGTAGAGTTAGAAGAGGCAGATCAAGAAACTCAACAAAAACTTACTAAAAGTGCTAATGCGCTTGTTAAACAAATCAAAAAGACAAGAACAGTTAATTTACAATCTATTAAAAAAGAAAAAAATGGTGATTATAGTTTAGTTGATAAAAGTAATAAAGCATTGAAAAAGTATGATAATGCTGAGGATGATTTTTTTAATATCTATAATACTGTTACAATTGAAAGAGAAAGAACTGATAGAATTATCAAAATGGATGAATACAGTGAACAAAGTATGGAAGTTAATAATGAGATAAATAGAATAATTGATTATAGACATACAATTACAAGTAGAACAAGTGAACCGAGCAGTAAAGAGTTAAAGAATTTAACTAAAAAAATTGCTGTCGCAAGAAAAAATGTTGATAAATTAAAAGCTATTGAAGTTGATGAAGCTGACATGAAAGTTAAGGAAGAAAAAGAAAAAGCTATGTATGATACATTGGATCTTTTAGTTAAATCAAAGAAACACTCAAGAAGTAAAAACACATATAAAAATAATATGTATACACAAAAATTCAATGTGATGAGTGATAAGATTTATCATATAGATTTATATTATTATATTGATGTTGAGCCATATCTTCCAAAAGAAGAAAGTAAATAG